A single Marinitoga aeolica DNA region contains:
- a CDS encoding radical SAM/SPASM domain-containing protein: MKKTYKIYTDFLTHVPKEYKMREEAKDFPLMVVLSVTYVCNAKCPSCPYTISTIRDNYREGLYIKEELFKKIADECGKYGAYIRLTGGGEPMLHPKMVELIEYAKKAGAKIGLITNGSLFNEENSKRLIEANIDMIEFSVDAAKKEDYEKIRVGLSWENLVKNVERMVELRNKLKSKTKIIVSAIVQQGINPDEILDFWKEKADHVQLRKFLTWGMGDPSKSADPTPYLPSTAPCPWPFERLNIDTLGNVAMCGYDIAFETNFGNVNEKSIKEIWKGGEFERIRKLHLEGRMDEIPLCKNCTDRKYRTWNYNYYKLVEIAEENRKKKLNKEG, translated from the coding sequence ATGAAAAAAACCTATAAAATTTATACAGATTTCTTAACGCATGTTCCAAAAGAATATAAAATGCGAGAAGAAGCTAAAGATTTTCCTTTAATGGTTGTTTTAAGTGTAACTTATGTATGTAATGCGAAATGTCCTTCTTGTCCATATACTATTTCTACAATAAGAGATAATTATAGAGAAGGATTATATATAAAAGAAGAATTATTCAAGAAGATTGCAGATGAATGTGGAAAATATGGAGCATATATACGATTGACCGGAGGCGGAGAACCAATGCTCCATCCTAAAATGGTGGAATTAATTGAATATGCCAAAAAAGCAGGAGCGAAAATAGGACTTATAACAAATGGTTCGTTATTTAATGAAGAAAATTCAAAAAGGTTAATAGAAGCAAATATAGATATGATTGAATTTAGCGTTGATGCTGCAAAAAAGGAAGATTATGAAAAGATTAGAGTTGGTTTGAGTTGGGAAAATTTAGTGAAAAATGTTGAAAGAATGGTAGAATTAAGAAATAAACTAAAAAGCAAAACGAAAATTATTGTGAGCGCTATTGTTCAACAGGGAATAAATCCAGATGAAATTTTAGACTTTTGGAAAGAAAAAGCTGATCATGTTCAGTTAAGGAAATTTTTGACATGGGGAATGGGAGACCCTTCAAAATCAGCAGATCCCACCCCATATTTGCCATCTACAGCTCCTTGTCCTTGGCCATTTGAAAGATTAAATATAGATACTTTAGGGAATGTTGCTATGTGCGGATATGATATTGCATTTGAAACTAATTTTGGAAATGTAAATGAAAAAAGCATAAAAGAAATATGGAAAGGTGGAGAATTTGAAAGAATAAGGAAATTACATTTAGAAGGTAGAATGGATGAAATACCATTATGTAAAAATTGCACAGATAGAAAATATAGAACTTGGAATTATAATTATTATAAATTAGTTGAAATAGCAGAGGAGAATCGAAAGAAAAAGCTAAATAAAGAGGGATAA
- a CDS encoding dihydroorotase, with product MFDLGILNGKVYITGKFLKANVYIKNGKICDISKSQLEAKKYYDISGKYLLPGFIDPHVHFHLDLGKYISADDFHSGSISGAYGGITTYIDFLDPVRTAEELEKAFEDRLNLAKNSLTDYAFHATIANPTDEPEKILRKARQLGLSSIKLFTTYSSSNRRTYDGYIAELLEKSKQYGVVISIHAENDEIIKKYEKNEIKVKDHSKYRPTITELSEVIKLAEMAEYYNAQLYIVHLTSGKTLDELKKKFKHILGKNVIIESCPHYFYFTDDIYNTEKGYLYTMTPPLRSEEEKELLIKNINYVTTIGTDHCPFNVNEKKKDIVNGMPMGIGGVEFSFVLMYSMFGKKIIDKFTKNIAKYYGLKNKGEILPSYDADLVVFDPYKEWEIKEHHSKSDYIPYKNFRVKGKVLSTISRGRFVVKEGKLNKRIKGSFIKRGEIIW from the coding sequence ATGTTTGATCTTGGTATATTAAATGGAAAAGTATATATAACAGGTAAATTCTTAAAAGCAAATGTATATATAAAAAATGGGAAGATATGCGATATTAGTAAATCTCAATTAGAAGCTAAAAAATATTATGATATTTCCGGGAAGTATTTACTTCCCGGTTTTATAGATCCACATGTGCATTTCCATCTTGATTTAGGGAAATATATTTCTGCTGATGATTTTCATTCTGGCTCCATCTCTGGTGCATATGGAGGAATTACAACATATATAGATTTCTTGGATCCTGTAAGAACAGCTGAGGAATTAGAGAAGGCTTTTGAAGATAGATTAAATCTTGCAAAAAACAGTTTAACAGATTATGCTTTTCATGCCACAATAGCAAATCCAACAGATGAACCAGAAAAAATATTAAGAAAAGCAAGACAATTAGGATTATCAAGCATAAAATTGTTTACTACATATTCCTCTTCAAATAGAAGAACATATGATGGATATATAGCAGAATTATTAGAGAAATCAAAACAGTATGGAGTAGTAATATCAATTCATGCAGAAAATGATGAGATTATAAAAAAATATGAAAAAAATGAAATTAAGGTAAAAGATCATTCAAAATATAGACCAACAATTACTGAATTATCAGAAGTAATAAAATTAGCTGAAATGGCAGAATATTACAATGCACAATTATATATAGTTCATCTTACAAGTGGAAAGACATTAGATGAGTTAAAGAAGAAGTTTAAACATATATTGGGTAAAAATGTGATTATTGAAAGTTGTCCTCATTATTTTTATTTTACTGATGACATATATAATACAGAAAAAGGTTACTTATACACAATGACGCCGCCATTGAGGAGTGAAGAAGAAAAAGAGCTGCTTATAAAAAACATAAATTATGTGACTACAATAGGAACAGATCATTGCCCTTTCAATGTTAATGAAAAGAAAAAGGATATAGTGAATGGTATGCCTATGGGTATAGGTGGAGTTGAATTTTCATTTGTGTTAATGTACTCAATGTTTGGGAAAAAAATAATAGATAAATTTACAAAAAATATCGCAAAATATTATGGATTAAAAAATAAAGGTGAAATATTACCTTCATATGATGCTGATCTTGTGGTGTTTGATCCTTATAAGGAATGGGAAATAAAAGAACATCATTCAAAATCAGATTATATTCCATATAAAAATTTTAGAGTTAAAGGAAAAGTATTATCAACCATATCAAGAGGAAGATTTGTTGTAAAAGAAGGGAAATTAAATAAAAGAATTAAAGGTTCATTTATTAAAAGGGGAGAAATAATATGGTAA
- the rfbA gene encoding glucose-1-phosphate thymidylyltransferase RfbA, whose amino-acid sequence MRGIILAGGSGLRLYPITRAISKQLIPIYDKPLIYYPLSTLMLAGIKDILIISNKEFIKLYENLLGNGHQFGINLEYKIQKQPNGIAEAFIIGEDFIGNDNVALILGDNLFYGQGFSDILKNAKNVSDGALIFAYYVKNPSNFGVVEFDQNFNVISLEEKPKKAKSNYVVPGLYFYDNNVVKIAKKITPSSRGELEITDINKEYLKMKKLKVQILGRGFAWLDTGTPEGLLEASNFVAAIQKRQGLYIACLEEIAYRNGWVSRKDLKKFGEELKNTEYGKYLLSFVSDGE is encoded by the coding sequence ATGAGGGGAATTATTTTAGCGGGCGGTTCCGGGTTACGTTTATATCCAATTACTAGAGCTATTAGCAAACAATTAATACCTATATATGATAAACCTTTAATATACTATCCATTATCTACACTAATGCTTGCAGGAATAAAAGATATATTGATAATTTCTAATAAAGAATTTATAAAATTGTATGAGAATTTATTAGGAAATGGACATCAATTTGGAATAAATTTAGAATATAAGATCCAAAAACAACCAAATGGAATAGCTGAAGCTTTTATAATAGGAGAAGATTTTATAGGAAATGATAATGTTGCATTAATCCTAGGAGACAACTTATTTTATGGACAAGGATTTTCTGATATTTTAAAAAATGCAAAAAATGTCTCTGATGGAGCCCTTATATTTGCATATTATGTTAAAAATCCTTCTAATTTTGGGGTCGTTGAATTCGATCAAAATTTTAATGTCATTAGTTTGGAAGAAAAACCTAAAAAAGCAAAATCTAATTATGTTGTACCAGGATTATATTTTTATGATAATAATGTTGTAAAGATAGCAAAAAAAATTACACCTTCTTCAAGAGGAGAATTGGAAATTACAGATATTAACAAAGAATACTTAAAAATGAAAAAATTGAAAGTTCAAATTCTTGGAAGAGGATTTGCCTGGTTAGATACAGGAACTCCTGAGGGGTTATTGGAAGCTTCAAACTTTGTTGCTGCAATTCAAAAAAGACAGGGACTATACATAGCCTGTTTAGAAGAAATAGCATACAGAAACGGATGGGTCTCACGAAAAGATTTAAAAAAATTTGGTGAAGAATTAAAAAATACAGAGTATGGGAAATATTTATTATCTTTTGTTTCTGATGGAGAGTGA
- a CDS encoding YgeY family selenium metabolism-linked hydrolase, whose amino-acid sequence MGLTTLELAEKYREDIVKFMSKLIKARSYSGEEKEVIQVIKEEMEKVGFDEVKIDGLGNILGRIGNGKHVIAMDAHIDTVEVGNPDLWDKDPFSGDWDDEWVYGRGASDQKAGMCSMVYGMKILKELNLLDDFTVYVTGTVMEEDCDGLCWRYIVEEDKLKPDFVVITEPTSLNVYRGHRGRIEFRIKTVGLSAHASAPERGDNAIYKMAKIINEIEKLNDNLHYDPFLGKGTIVVSQIFFKSPSHNAVPDECVIHIDRRLTAGETKESAFEEIREIFKKTGIDAEIVELTYSKPAYTGIEYPVEKYFPTWVLEEDSDVVQAAKDAYIKTFGSEPLIDKWTFSTNGIATAGVYGIPTVGFGPGDEKYAHAPNEKVKIEHLVKAAAFYANFPKTLVEKLKK is encoded by the coding sequence ATAGGATTGACAACATTAGAACTTGCGGAAAAATATAGAGAAGATATTGTAAAATTCATGAGTAAACTGATAAAAGCTCGTAGTTATTCAGGCGAAGAAAAAGAGGTTATTCAAGTAATTAAAGAAGAAATGGAAAAGGTAGGATTTGATGAAGTAAAGATTGATGGCCTTGGTAATATTCTTGGAAGAATAGGAAACGGAAAACATGTTATAGCAATGGATGCTCATATTGACACAGTTGAAGTCGGGAACCCTGATTTATGGGATAAAGATCCTTTTAGTGGCGATTGGGATGATGAATGGGTATATGGGCGTGGTGCTTCAGATCAAAAAGCTGGTATGTGTTCTATGGTATACGGTATGAAAATTTTAAAAGAGTTAAATCTCCTTGATGATTTTACTGTATATGTAACAGGTACAGTTATGGAAGAAGACTGCGATGGATTATGTTGGAGATATATTGTAGAAGAAGATAAATTAAAACCTGATTTTGTAGTTATTACAGAACCAACTAGTTTAAATGTGTATAGAGGTCATAGAGGAAGAATAGAATTTAGAATTAAAACAGTCGGTCTTTCTGCACATGCTAGTGCCCCAGAAAGAGGGGATAATGCTATATATAAAATGGCAAAGATAATTAACGAAATAGAAAAATTAAATGATAATCTTCACTATGATCCTTTCCTGGGGAAAGGCACTATAGTTGTTTCTCAAATTTTCTTTAAATCACCTTCACATAATGCAGTTCCTGATGAATGTGTAATACATATTGACAGAAGACTTACTGCTGGAGAAACCAAAGAAAGTGCATTCGAAGAAATCAGAGAGATATTCAAAAAAACTGGTATCGATGCAGAAATTGTTGAATTAACTTACTCAAAACCTGCTTATACCGGCATTGAATATCCTGTAGAAAAGTATTTCCCAACATGGGTACTTGAAGAAGATTCTGATGTAGTTCAAGCTGCAAAAGATGCATATATAAAAACATTTGGTAGCGAACCATTAATAGATAAATGGACATTTAGTACAAACGGAATAGCTACAGCTGGGGTATATGGAATTCCAACAGTAGGATTTGGCCCTGGTGATGAAAAGTATGCACATGCTCCAAATGAAAAGGTAAAGATAGAACATTTAGTAAAAGCTGCAGCATTTTATGCTAATTTTCCAAAAACATTAGTGGAAAAATTAAAAAAATAA
- a CDS encoding ornithine carbamoyltransferase, whose translation MSAFFKTEKSRHFITTQDFTNEEIEMMLDLARDLKIKMASNIPTPYLLYKTLFLIFFDQSTRTRNSMEAGIAQLGGHANFLNPSTMQLSHGETPEDTARVLARMGHGIAVRACEFGKGNKYLRGMASVSQVPVMNLQDDVYHPFQVLADAMTMQERFGKNLRGLKVGISWAYAESHLKPLSVPQSQILLFTRLGMDVTLAYPEKFDLMPDIVKQAQENAEKYGGKLNISHKMEDAFVDAHVVIPKNWGGFFVSDDPEEIKAETAKHKDWICDEEKMKLTRPDSIYMHALPADRGKEVVDSVIDGPHSVIFDEAENRIHTAKAVMTLLMGGR comes from the coding sequence ATGTCAGCATTCTTTAAAACAGAAAAAAGTAGGCATTTTATAACAACTCAAGATTTTACAAATGAAGAAATAGAAATGATGTTAGATTTAGCTAGAGATTTAAAAATTAAAATGGCTTCAAATATTCCAACGCCATATTTACTCTATAAAACATTATTTTTAATTTTCTTTGATCAATCAACAAGAACAAGAAATTCTATGGAAGCTGGTATTGCACAATTAGGCGGACATGCTAATTTCTTAAATCCTAGCACAATGCAATTATCCCATGGTGAAACTCCAGAAGATACAGCTAGAGTTTTAGCAAGAATGGGACACGGAATAGCTGTAAGAGCTTGTGAATTTGGTAAAGGTAATAAATATTTAAGAGGAATGGCTTCTGTATCCCAAGTTCCAGTTATGAATTTACAGGATGATGTTTATCACCCATTCCAGGTATTAGCTGATGCTATGACAATGCAAGAAAGATTTGGAAAAAATTTAAGAGGATTAAAAGTTGGCATTAGTTGGGCATATGCAGAAAGTCATTTAAAACCTTTATCAGTTCCTCAATCACAAATATTATTATTCACAAGATTAGGCATGGACGTTACATTAGCATATCCAGAAAAATTTGATTTAATGCCAGATATCGTTAAACAAGCACAAGAAAATGCAGAAAAATATGGTGGTAAATTGAATATTTCACACAAAATGGAAGATGCATTTGTTGATGCACATGTTGTTATTCCTAAGAACTGGGGAGGATTCTTTGTATCTGATGATCCAGAAGAAATAAAAGCAGAAACAGCTAAACATAAGGACTGGATTTGTGATGAAGAAAAAATGAAATTAACAAGACCTGATTCTATTTATATGCATGCTTTACCAGCAGACAGAGGAAAGGAAGTTGTTGATTCTGTTATTGATGGACCTCATTCTGTTATCTTTGATGAAGCTGAAAACAGAATCCATACAGCTAAAGCTGTAATGACATTATTAATGGGTGGAAGATAA
- the rfbB gene encoding dTDP-glucose 4,6-dehydratase: MNILVTGVAGFIGSNFVYYYLEKYKDRKIIGLDKLTYAGNLENLEKLTPEQKERFVFIKGDIKNQELIEYIFETYKIEGIINFAAESHVDRSIHDPQIFLKTNVIGTQTLLNVAKKYWEIDTQKYKDGVKFLQVSTDEVYGSLGPTGYFTEKTPLDPHSPYSASKASADLIVKAYHDTYKMPTNITRCSNNYGPYQFPEKLIPLMINNALNHKELPVYGDGKQIRDWLYVTDHCRAIDLVFENGRTGEVYNIGGHNEKENIYIVKKIIEILREKTGDKEINEKLIKHVKDRLGHDRRYGIDPTKIKEELGWEPEIMFDEGIEKTIEWYLENQDWMKRVISGEYLEFYEKNYGGTK, from the coding sequence ATGAATATATTAGTAACAGGAGTAGCAGGATTCATAGGAAGTAACTTTGTATATTATTACTTAGAAAAATACAAAGATAGAAAAATAATAGGACTGGATAAACTAACATATGCTGGAAACTTAGAAAATTTAGAAAAATTAACCCCAGAACAAAAAGAAAGATTTGTGTTCATAAAAGGCGATATAAAGAACCAGGAATTAATAGAATACATATTTGAAACATATAAAATAGAAGGAATAATAAACTTTGCAGCAGAAAGTCATGTAGATAGATCAATACATGATCCACAAATATTCTTAAAAACAAATGTAATAGGAACACAAACATTATTAAATGTAGCAAAAAAATATTGGGAAATAGACACACAAAAATACAAAGATGGAGTAAAATTCCTACAAGTATCAACAGATGAAGTATATGGTTCATTGGGACCAACTGGATATTTTACAGAAAAGACACCACTAGATCCACATAGTCCATATTCAGCAAGTAAAGCATCAGCAGACTTAATAGTAAAAGCATATCATGATACATATAAAATGCCAACAAACATAACAAGATGTTCAAACAATTATGGACCATATCAGTTTCCAGAAAAATTAATACCATTAATGATAAACAATGCATTAAACCACAAAGAATTACCAGTATATGGAGATGGAAAACAAATAAGAGATTGGTTATATGTAACAGATCATTGTAGAGCAATAGATTTGGTATTTGAAAATGGAAGAACAGGAGAAGTATATAATATAGGAGGACATAACGAAAAAGAAAACATATACATAGTAAAAAAGATAATAGAAATACTCAGAGAAAAAACAGGAGATAAAGAAATAAATGAGAAATTAATAAAACATGTAAAAGACAGACTAGGACATGATAGGAGATACGGAATAGATCCAACAAAAATAAAAGAAGAATTAGGTTGGGAACCAGAGATAATGTTTGATGAAGGAATAGAAAAAACGATAGAATGGTATTTAGAAAATCAAGACTGGATGAAAAGAGTAATTTCTGGTGAGTATTTGGAGTTTTATGAGAAGAATTATGGAGGGACTAAATGA
- a CDS encoding GNAT family N-acetyltransferase, producing MYTGEKIYLRSYEEYDMDNLKNIMNNYKVREFLSFNVILPFSTEDQKNFFKSIPERRKKNIYDFAIVRKEENDLIGGCVIRNVDFRNSICTAGFFIDERYWGHGYGKEAVILIEKFVFYELNIQKIKLEVISDNIRALKLYKKLGYKIEGTLKKEIFRNGNFFDLILLAKFRE from the coding sequence ATGTATACAGGAGAAAAAATATATTTAAGAAGTTATGAAGAATATGATATGGATAATTTAAAAAATATAATGAATAATTATAAAGTAAGAGAATTTTTATCTTTTAATGTAATATTACCTTTTTCAACTGAAGATCAAAAAAATTTTTTTAAATCCATTCCCGAAAGAAGAAAAAAAAATATATACGATTTTGCTATAGTGAGAAAAGAAGAAAATGATTTAATAGGTGGGTGTGTTATTAGAAATGTTGATTTTAGGAATTCAATTTGTACTGCTGGATTTTTTATTGATGAAAGATATTGGGGACATGGATATGGAAAGGAAGCTGTTATTTTAATTGAAAAATTTGTGTTCTATGAATTAAATATTCAAAAAATTAAATTAGAAGTTATTTCAGATAATATTAGAGCATTAAAATTATATAAAAAATTAGGATATAAAATAGAAGGTACTTTGAAAAAAGAAATATTCAGAAATGGGAATTTTTTTGATTTAATATTATTAGCAAAATTTAGAGAGTAA
- the rffA gene encoding dTDP-4-amino-4,6-dideoxygalactose transaminase: MIYFNKIYYTSKELEYMNQAIISSKISGDGSFTKRAQKLMEKKFNAKKILLTTSASTALDMAAILLDLKDGDEVIMPSFTFVSSANAVLLRGAKPIFVDIDPDTLNIDVDKIEEKINFKTKAVMPVHYAGHSCDMDKLSYIAKKYSLKIIEDAAQAVNAKYKDKYLGTIGDIGCYSFHETKNYTCGEGGAIVLNDETLIERAEIVREKGTNRSKFFRGEIDKYTWIDIGSSFVISDILSAFLLAQLEKMDEILEKRKKIYYMYYEGLSELERRGVLKLPKIPDYSFSNYHIFYILLNSNRQRNKLMDSLKQKGIQAIFHYIPLHESPMGRKLGYKKGDFPITEKISRNILRLPLHLNLNEKEINYIIQTIHESI, translated from the coding sequence ATGATTTATTTTAATAAAATATATTATACTTCAAAAGAGCTTGAATATATGAATCAAGCTATAATCAGTTCTAAAATAAGTGGCGATGGCTCTTTTACAAAAAGAGCTCAAAAATTAATGGAAAAGAAGTTTAATGCAAAAAAGATTTTACTAACAACTTCAGCAAGTACGGCATTAGATATGGCTGCTATATTGTTAGATTTAAAAGATGGTGATGAGGTCATAATGCCATCTTTTACATTTGTGTCATCTGCTAATGCAGTTTTGTTAAGAGGTGCAAAACCTATATTTGTAGATATAGATCCAGATACTTTAAACATAGATGTTGATAAAATAGAAGAAAAAATTAATTTTAAAACAAAAGCTGTAATGCCAGTGCATTATGCAGGGCATTCTTGTGATATGGACAAATTATCCTATATTGCAAAAAAATACTCATTAAAAATTATTGAAGATGCTGCTCAAGCGGTTAATGCAAAATATAAAGATAAATATTTAGGGACCATAGGAGATATAGGATGCTATAGCTTCCATGAAACCAAAAATTATACATGTGGTGAAGGTGGAGCAATTGTCTTAAATGATGAAACATTAATTGAAAGAGCTGAAATTGTTCGGGAAAAAGGGACTAATAGAAGTAAATTTTTTAGAGGAGAAATAGATAAATATACGTGGATTGATATAGGATCAAGTTTTGTTATTTCTGATATTTTATCAGCATTTTTGCTTGCCCAACTAGAAAAAATGGACGAAATTTTAGAAAAGAGGAAAAAAATTTATTATATGTATTATGAAGGATTATCCGAATTAGAAAGAAGGGGAGTATTAAAACTACCCAAAATACCAGATTATTCATTTTCGAATTATCATATATTTTATATTTTATTAAATTCTAACAGGCAAAGAAATAAATTAATGGATTCATTAAAACAAAAAGGAATACAAGCAATCTTTCATTATATACCGCTACATGAATCTCCTATGGGTCGAAAATTAGGATATAAAAAAGGTGACTTCCCTATTACTGAAAAAATTAGTAGAAATATTTTAAGATTGCCTTTACATTTGAACCTTAACGAGAAAGAGATAAATTATATTATACAAACTATACATGAATCTATATAG
- the asnB gene encoding asparagine synthase (glutamine-hydrolyzing): MCGIVGFSGKESKEILKRMNDEIFHRGPDEEGFYQDKYVNLASRRLSIIDVLSGKQPIHNETKSIWLVWNGEIYNFKELRNELLKKGHKFYTDHSDSETIVHLYEEYGIDFINKINGMFAIALWDSKNKELILIRDRMGQKPLFYSFVNNEIIFSSEIKGILKYPYYKKEPNFEALNHYFTFKNIPAPFTPFKNIYSLFPGEVLIFDVEKKKKKQFKYWEIDFLKTNNDNIEEITYNIRNLLEDSVKKRMISDVPIGAYLSGGLDSSSVVSIMSKYSNSKIKTFSLGYTTFLEHKNQDIIAARKISNILDTDHYEYFMSPQELIDDLPNVLRSFDAPFSGAISTFFLTKLISKHVKVALSGDGADELFGSYLAPRLSQPLYYFEKIYKKIKSGYQLSNEDKIKLKPFENNIKFLENLYLKSNGNFEKWKYEILLFKDEEKKRLLNNGVFEYDKFNSFDLLKKDVENLKALDPLNRALELEWKTLLPDHVLAFVDFLSMVHSVEVRSPFLDYRLVEYVASLPGNLKIKNGNIKDILKKSLKGILPDKIINRKKEGFVLPVFWWLKNELKSFIFENLNEHELKNSVFNYEYVKFLLDSYYNNKENDFKLAAKIWNIVSFKIWWDLYFK, encoded by the coding sequence ATGTGTGGAATAGTAGGTTTTAGTGGTAAAGAAAGTAAAGAAATTTTAAAAAGAATGAATGATGAAATATTCCATAGAGGTCCAGATGAAGAAGGGTTTTATCAGGATAAATACGTAAATTTAGCTTCCCGTAGATTAAGTATAATAGATGTTTTAAGTGGGAAACAGCCTATTCATAATGAAACAAAAAGCATATGGTTGGTATGGAATGGAGAAATATATAATTTTAAAGAGTTAAGAAATGAGTTATTGAAAAAGGGACATAAATTTTATACTGATCATTCTGATTCTGAAACAATTGTACATTTGTATGAGGAATATGGTATCGATTTCATAAATAAAATCAATGGAATGTTTGCTATTGCTCTTTGGGATTCAAAAAATAAAGAATTAATTTTAATAAGAGATAGAATGGGACAGAAACCGTTGTTTTATTCTTTCGTGAATAATGAAATAATATTTTCTTCTGAAATAAAAGGTATTTTAAAATATCCATATTATAAAAAAGAACCAAATTTTGAAGCTCTTAATCATTATTTTACATTTAAAAATATACCTGCACCTTTCACACCTTTTAAAAATATATATTCTCTTTTTCCTGGAGAAGTTTTGATATTTGATGTAGAAAAGAAAAAGAAAAAACAATTTAAATACTGGGAAATAGATTTTTTAAAAACGAATAATGATAATATAGAAGAAATCACATATAATATTAGAAATCTTTTAGAAGACTCAGTAAAGAAAAGAATGATTAGTGATGTCCCAATAGGAGCATATTTAAGTGGGGGATTAGATTCTAGTTCTGTAGTTTCTATTATGTCTAAGTATTCTAACTCTAAAATTAAAACATTTTCCTTAGGATATACTACTTTTTTGGAACATAAAAACCAAGACATTATAGCTGCTCGAAAAATATCAAATATTTTGGATACTGATCATTATGAATATTTTATGTCTCCACAAGAACTAATAGATGATTTACCAAATGTTTTAAGAAGTTTTGATGCCCCTTTTTCAGGTGCAATTTCAACGTTTTTTCTAACAAAATTGATTTCAAAACATGTTAAAGTTGCTCTATCTGGTGATGGTGCAGATGAGCTATTTGGAAGTTATTTGGCACCAAGATTATCTCAACCATTATATTATTTTGAGAAAATTTATAAAAAAATAAAATCAGGATATCAATTATCTAACGAAGATAAAATAAAATTAAAACCTTTTGAAAATAATATAAAATTTTTAGAAAATTTATATTTAAAATCAAATGGAAATTTTGAAAAATGGAAATATGAAATATTATTATTTAAAGACGAAGAGAAAAAAAGATTATTAAATAACGGGGTATTTGAATATGATAAATTCAATTCTTTTGATTTATTAAAAAAAGATGTAGAAAATTTAAAAGCTTTAGATCCTTTAAATAGGGCTTTAGAATTAGAATGGAAAACATTATTACCTGATCACGTATTGGCTTTTGTTGATTTTCTTTCTATGGTTCATTCTGTAGAAGTAAGATCTCCATTTTTAGACTACAGATTAGTTGAATATGTAGCTTCATTGCCAGGCAATTTAAAAATAAAGAATGGGAACATAAAAGATATATTAAAAAAATCATTAAAAGGAATATTGCCTGATAAAATCATTAATAGAAAAAAAGAAGGATTCGTTTTACCTGTTTTCTGGTGGTTAAAAAATGAATTAAAATCATTTATATTTGAAAATTTAAATGAACACGAACTTAAAAATAGTGTATTCAATTATGAATATGTTAAATTTTTATTGGATAGTTATTATAATAATAAAGAAAATGATTTTAAATTAGCAGCAAAAATATGGAATATTGTATCATTTAAAATATGGTGGGATTTATATTTTAAATAG
- the nth gene encoding endonuclease III, protein MKKLKSKKEVKKILDILSKTYTNPQTVLKYSNNFELLIAVMLSAQTTDNQVNKVTPILFEKYKTPEDFAKLEPEELEKYIKGVGLYKTKSKNIIKTAKILVDKYNGEIPKTREELIKLPGVGRKTANVILSVAFGEDAIAVDTHVFRVSNRIGLANSKDVRATEEDLMKVIPKELWGKAHHWLIFHGRNVCKARNPKCEECPIKEYCDYYKKAGKL, encoded by the coding sequence ATGAAAAAATTGAAATCAAAAAAAGAAGTTAAAAAAATCTTAGATATATTATCAAAAACATATACAAATCCTCAAACAGTTTTAAAATACAGCAATAATTTTGAACTATTAATAGCTGTTATGCTTTCTGCTCAAACTACTGATAATCAGGTGAATAAAGTTACTCCTATTTTATTTGAAAAGTATAAAACCCCTGAAGATTTTGCAAAATTAGAACCAGAAGAATTAGAAAAATACATAAAAGGAGTAGGTTTATATAAAACAAAAAGTAAAAACATTATAAAAACTGCTAAGATTCTTGTTGATAAATACAATGGTGAAATTCCAAAAACTAGAGAAGAATTGATAAAATTACCTGGCGTTGGAAGGAAAACTGCAAATGTCATTTTAAGTGTAGCTTTTGGTGAGGATGCTATTGCTGTTGATACTCATGTCTTTAGGGTATCAAATAGAATAGGTCTTGCTAATAGTAAAGATGTAAGAGCTACAGAAGAAGATTTAATGAAGGTGATTCCTAAAGAATTATGGGGGAAAGCACATCATTGGTTAATTTTCCACGGAAGAAATGTTTGTAAAGCAAGAAATCCAAAATGCGAAGAATGTCCTATAAAAGAATATTGTGATTATTATAAAAAAGCAGGTAAATTATAA